The stretch of DNA ACCTCAGTAACATTGGATCATATTGATATTAAGATCTAGTTATCCGTCTTCGCGAAGCTACGACGCGACAGGAGTTTCAACGTGTTAAGCCTTGAGAGCAGTAGCTATTTCACCATTCTCGTGCATTTCCATAACGATATCGCAGCCACCAATGAATTCATTGTTGATATAGAGTTGCGGGAAAGTAGCCCATTCTGAATAGACTTTCATGCCAGATCTAAGATCAGGGTTTGCAAGTATGTCATAGTCAGCAAACTCGGCACCATGAAAATTAAGCACTTTGACGACAGTGTCTGAAAAGCCACACTGAGGCATTTGTTTA from Cyanobacteriota bacterium encodes:
- the grxD gene encoding Grx4 family monothiol glutaredoxin, which produces MQFGNQVEGELNQELKGKIEEILKKDKVVLFMKGNKQMPQCGFSDTVVKVLNFHGAEFADYDILANPDLRSGMKVYSEWATFPQLYINNEFIGGCDIVMEMHENGEIATALKA